In one window of Brassica rapa cultivar Chiifu-401-42 chromosome A07, CAAS_Brap_v3.01, whole genome shotgun sequence DNA:
- the LOC103830532 gene encoding probable mitochondrial adenine nucleotide transporter BTL2, with protein sequence MSGLHILPHDPSSPSSSSDLSNEAFFITGGLFLEPPDLSSPFFRSISSKCICSDSKPLHFTGHRRNQTRLRSDKNFLFMSLSLSKDEKTVSSGVRRRSGTMNTRKHLWAGAVAAMVSKTFLAPLERLKLEYTVRGEQRNLLVVAKTIATTQGFRGFWKGNLLNVLRTAPFKAVNFCAYDMYRKQLLRLAGNDEATNFERFVAGAAAGITATVLCLPLDTIRTKLVARGGEALGGIAGAFKYMIQTEGLLSLYKGLVPSIASMALSGAVFYGVYDILKSSYLHTPEGRKRLKDMKQQGQELNALDKLELGPIRTLLYGAVAGACTEVATYPFEVVRRQLQMQIGRDKLNALAMGFNIIERGGIPALYAGLLPSLLQVLPSAAISYFVYECMKIVLKVE encoded by the exons ATGTCAGGACTCCACATCTTACCTCACGATCCTTCGTCTCCTTCAAGCTCCAGCGACCTATCCAATGAAGCTTTCTTCATCACAGGAGGTTTGTTTCTCGAACCACCAGACCTCTCGTCTCCCTTCTTCCGCTCCATCTCCTCCAAATGCATTTGCTCAGACTCAAAGCCTCTGCATTTCACCGGTCACCGGAGAAACCAAACCCGTCTCCGTTCCGACAAGAACTTTCTCTTCATGTCCCTAAGCTTGAGTAAAGACGAAAAAACAGTTTCCAGTGGAgtgagaagaagaagtgggacCATGAACACACGGAAGCATCTCTGGGCTGGTGCTGTAGCTGCCATGGTTTCAAA AACTTTCTTAGCCCCACTTGAGAGACTGAAGCTTGAGTACACAGTTCGCGGTGAGCAGAGGAACTTGTTGGTGGTGGCTAAGACGATTGCGACCACGCAAGGCTTCAGAGGTTTTTGGAAAGGAAACTTGCTAAATGTTCTCAGGACGGCTCCTTTCAAAGCCGTCAACTTTTGTGCCTACGATATGTATAGAAAGCAGTTGCTTAGACTCGCTGGGAATGATGAGGCTACTAACTTTGAGAGGTTTGTTGCTGGTGCTGCTGCTGGGATCACTGCTACTGTTCTCTGCTTGCCTCTTGACACT ATACGAACAAAACTAGTGGCTCGGGGAGGAGAAGCCTTGGGAGGGATCGCAGGAGCCTTCAAGTATATGATCCAAACCGAAGGATTGTTGTCTCTCTACAAGGGTCTAGTCCCTTCAATAGCAAGCATGGCTCTGTCCGGTGCAGTTTTCTACGGCGTTTACGACATCCTTAAGTCATCTTATCTGCATACACCGGAAGGCCGGAAAAGACTGAAAGACATGAAGCAGCAGGGGCAAGAACTCAATGCTCTGGACAAGCTTGAGCTAGGACCTATTAGAACTCTTCTGTACGGTGCTGTAGCAGGTGCTTGTACTGAAGTGGCTACGTATCCTTTTGAAGTAGTGAGACGACAGCTTCAGATGCAGATTGGTAGAGACAAGTTGAATGCTTTAGCTATGGGGTTTAATATCATTGAAAGAGGAGGGATCCCTGCTTTATACGCTGGGCTTTTACCTAGCTTGCTTCAG GTCTTGCCTTCTGCTGCAATAAGTTACTTTGTCTACGAGTGTATGAAGATAGTGCTTAAAGTAGAGTGA
- the LOC103830534 gene encoding synaptonemal complex protein 1 isoform X1, producing the protein MQKIGFPAMKSLDQIRSMALGSAKNLSFSSSRQPHDSVSSGNFSNLKFTAEKLVKEQASMKSDLELANSKLKRSKDHILALEEKLQNAFNENAKLRVMQKEDEKLWRGMESKFSSTKTLCDQLTETLQHLASQVQEAEKDKEFFESKFSTSAETIDSLKQQMQDLSVRLSSAEEDIKSREKELEELRFEKEQKENSYLSEQCRTASLLNVKDATIANSEAAIAEAKVNIENVNFQIEKLRLELTSKEDEAKYLVGVKENLEQEKMDIRLSADNLSEKLINSDQEVKKLEGFIHSLATELGELDKKNLVFMKNFDKLNALYGTHLMLLQKDRDLASDRAQTLFNQLQGELLSVTFQKEGLQSSGNELYEQREELKKAKETLVSQLAEERCSARQTIEKLESEAKCLVSTNAETEAVVVKLKEEIEALLENLRASENKTEELMLKLSSSELESKENYEKFQADAQRKTEEMEILQKESQSNQLRVDSLSEEVNQLQSVIEEKELLIHRCKENEKKLDQKTTEDKELLAAAETKLVEAKKQYALMLENKQLELSRHLKELSQRNDQAINEIRRKYDEEKQEIINAEKEKVEKVIKESSTKYDKELSDCKAESKQQLLTVQEDHASLTLSIQKEHENREFNLKAKHDEELRQAQIQAETELTERITTLRNEHDVELKAFKCQYEDECKKLQDELDLQRSKEERQRALLQMQWRVMSDKDPEEQELNSRKEYSVSSVKVRAPRPASKRSKHATVMQDGDEQDSPFVKAAETPVTKMLKKVENANTRSLMSSQKHHSKVARREYEVETNDGRTTKRRKTGGTVMFEEPRRRSTRITPKAKTPRSIAKVAAIRSHPPQSANLGDLFSEGSLNPYADDPYAFE; encoded by the exons ATGCAGAAGATAGGGTTCCCGGCGATGAAGAGCTTGGATCAGATTCGATCTATGGCGCTTGGATCGGCGAAGAATCTCTCCTTCTCTTCCTCGCGCCAACCTCACGATTCCGTCTCTTCCGGAAACTTCTCGAATCTCAAGTTCACTGCAG AGAAATTGGTGAAGGAACAGGCGTCTATGAAGTCCGATCTTGAATTGGCG AACTCTAAGTTGAAAAGATCCAAGGATCATATACTTGCTTTAGAGGAGAAACTACAGAACGCTTTCAACGAGAATGCTAAGCTCAGGGTGATGCAAAAGGAGGATGAAAAGCTTTGGAGAGGAATGGAGTCCAAGTTTTCTTCAACCAAGACTCTCTGTGATCAACTTACTGAGACTCTCCAGCATTTGGCTTCTCAGGTTCAAGAAG CGGAGAAGGATAAGGAGTTCTTCGAGTCCAAATTCTCTACTAGTGCGGAAACAATTGACTCTTTAAAGCAGCAAATGCAAGATCTCTCTGTGAGACTGAGTTCCGCTGAAGAAGACATCAAAAGCC GAGAGAAGGAACTAGAGGAGCTACGATTCGAGAAAGAACAGAAAGAAAACTCTTATCTTAGTGAACAGTGTAGAACTGCCAGTCTCTTAAACGTGAAAG ATGCTACGATAGCAAATTCTGAAGCAGCTATAGCTGAAGCAAAAGTCAACATTGAGAATGTAAACTTCCAAATTGAGAAGCTGCGGCTGGAGTTAACATCAAAAGAAGACGAGGCCAAATACCTTGTTGGCGTCAAGGAGAATTTGGAACAAGAGAAGATGGATATTCGGCTGAGTGCGGATAATCTATCTGAGAAACTGATTAACTCAGACCAGGAGGTTAAGAAGCTCGAGGGCTTTATCCACTCTTTGGCAACTGAGTTGGGTGAATTGGACAAAAAGAACTTGGTGTTCATGAAAAACTTTGATAAGCTAAATGCTTTATATGGCACTCACCTTATGTTGCTCCAAAAGGATAGAGATCTTGCCTCTGATCGTGCTCAAACGTTATTCAATCAACTCCAAGGAGAGTTATtgagtgtaacctttcagaaagaAGGTCTGCAATCATCAGGTAATGAGTTATATGAACAAAGAGAGGAACTGAAGAAAGCTAAAGAGACATTGGTTTCCCAACTTGCCGAGGAACGCTGCTCCGCAAGGCAGACAATTGAAAAACTGGAGTCTGAAGCCAAATGTCTAGTTTCAACAAATGCTGAAACAGAAGCAGTGGTCGTAAAGCTGAAAGAGGAAATAGAAGCTTTGTTGGAAAATCTGAGGGCTTCAGAGAATAAGACG GAAGAATTGATGCTAAAGCTTTCATCATCAGAGCTTGAAAGTAAAGAGAACTATGAGAAGTTTCAGGCTGATGCACAGAGAAAGACTGAAGAAATGGAGATTTTGCAGAAAGAGAGCCAGAGCAATCAGCTGCGTGTGGATTCATTGTCAGAAGAAGTGAACCAGCTCCAAAGCGTTAttgaagaaaaagaacttcttatCCATCGATGCAAGGAAAATGAGAAGAAGCTGGACCAGAAAACCACAGAG GACAAGGAGCTACTGGCAGCTGCTGAAACTAAGCTTGTAGAGGCGAAGAAGCAATATGCTCTGATGCTGGAAAATAAACAGTTGGAATTATCAAGGCACTTGAAGGAGTTATCTCAGAGGAATGACCAG GCCATTAATGAAATCCGGAGGAAATATGATGAGGAGAAACAGGAGATTATTAATGCAGAAAAGGAAAAG GTTGAGAAGGTTATCAAAGAATCATCCACTAAATATGACAAAGAACTTTCAGATTGTAAAGCCGAATCGAAGCAGCAATTGCTAACCGTTCAAGAGGATCATGCTTCTCTG ACACTCTCAATTCAGAAGGAACACGAAAATAGGGAGTTCAATCTCAAAGCTAAGCACGATGAGGAGCTGAGACAAGCTCAGATTCAGGCTGAAACTGAATTAACAGAG AGGATAACAACACTCAGGAACGAGCATGATGTTGAGTTGAAAGCATTCAAGTGTCAGTACGAAGATGAATGCAAGAAGCTGCAAGATGAATTAGATCTTCAAAGATCAAAA GAAGAGAGGCAAAGAGCTTTGTTGCAAATGCAATGGAGGGTTATGAGTGACAAAGATCCTGAAGAGCAAGAACTGAACTCTAGGAAG GAATACTCTGTTTCATCTGTTAAAGTGAGAGCTCCTCGTCCTGCTAGCAAGAGAAGCAAGCATGCAACAGTGATGCAGGATGGCGACGAACag GATTCACCTTTTGTAAAGGCAGCAGAAACACCTGTGACGAAGATGTTGAAGAAAGTTGAAAATGCAAATACGAGAAGCTTAATGAGCAGTCAAAAGCATCATAGCAAG GTGGCTCGTCGCGAATATGAAGTTGAAACGAACGATGGGAGGACCACAAAACGAAGGAAAACAGGAGGCACAGTAATGTTTGAG GAGCCAAGGAGGAGATCTACACGGATTACACCCAAAGCCAAGACCCCCAGAAGTATCGCTAAG GTGGCAGCCATAAGGAGTCATCCACCACAGTCTGCAAACCTAGGAGATCTGTTTTCAGAAGGCTCCCTCAATCCTTATGCTGATGATCCTTATGCGTTTGAATGA
- the LOC103830534 gene encoding synaptonemal complex protein 1 isoform X2 produces the protein MQKEDEKLWRGMESKFSSTKTLCDQLTETLQHLASQVQEAEKDKEFFESKFSTSAETIDSLKQQMQDLSVRLSSAEEDIKSREKELEELRFEKEQKENSYLSEQCRTASLLNVKDATIANSEAAIAEAKVNIENVNFQIEKLRLELTSKEDEAKYLVGVKENLEQEKMDIRLSADNLSEKLINSDQEVKKLEGFIHSLATELGELDKKNLVFMKNFDKLNALYGTHLMLLQKDRDLASDRAQTLFNQLQGELLSVTFQKEGLQSSGNELYEQREELKKAKETLVSQLAEERCSARQTIEKLESEAKCLVSTNAETEAVVVKLKEEIEALLENLRASENKTEELMLKLSSSELESKENYEKFQADAQRKTEEMEILQKESQSNQLRVDSLSEEVNQLQSVIEEKELLIHRCKENEKKLDQKTTEDKELLAAAETKLVEAKKQYALMLENKQLELSRHLKELSQRNDQAINEIRRKYDEEKQEIINAEKEKVEKVIKESSTKYDKELSDCKAESKQQLLTVQEDHASLTLSIQKEHENREFNLKAKHDEELRQAQIQAETELTERITTLRNEHDVELKAFKCQYEDECKKLQDELDLQRSKEERQRALLQMQWRVMSDKDPEEQELNSRKEYSVSSVKVRAPRPASKRSKHATVMQDGDEQDSPFVKAAETPVTKMLKKVENANTRSLMSSQKHHSKVARREYEVETNDGRTTKRRKTGGTVMFEEPRRRSTRITPKAKTPRSIAKVAAIRSHPPQSANLGDLFSEGSLNPYADDPYAFE, from the exons ATGCAAAAGGAGGATGAAAAGCTTTGGAGAGGAATGGAGTCCAAGTTTTCTTCAACCAAGACTCTCTGTGATCAACTTACTGAGACTCTCCAGCATTTGGCTTCTCAGGTTCAAGAAG CGGAGAAGGATAAGGAGTTCTTCGAGTCCAAATTCTCTACTAGTGCGGAAACAATTGACTCTTTAAAGCAGCAAATGCAAGATCTCTCTGTGAGACTGAGTTCCGCTGAAGAAGACATCAAAAGCC GAGAGAAGGAACTAGAGGAGCTACGATTCGAGAAAGAACAGAAAGAAAACTCTTATCTTAGTGAACAGTGTAGAACTGCCAGTCTCTTAAACGTGAAAG ATGCTACGATAGCAAATTCTGAAGCAGCTATAGCTGAAGCAAAAGTCAACATTGAGAATGTAAACTTCCAAATTGAGAAGCTGCGGCTGGAGTTAACATCAAAAGAAGACGAGGCCAAATACCTTGTTGGCGTCAAGGAGAATTTGGAACAAGAGAAGATGGATATTCGGCTGAGTGCGGATAATCTATCTGAGAAACTGATTAACTCAGACCAGGAGGTTAAGAAGCTCGAGGGCTTTATCCACTCTTTGGCAACTGAGTTGGGTGAATTGGACAAAAAGAACTTGGTGTTCATGAAAAACTTTGATAAGCTAAATGCTTTATATGGCACTCACCTTATGTTGCTCCAAAAGGATAGAGATCTTGCCTCTGATCGTGCTCAAACGTTATTCAATCAACTCCAAGGAGAGTTATtgagtgtaacctttcagaaagaAGGTCTGCAATCATCAGGTAATGAGTTATATGAACAAAGAGAGGAACTGAAGAAAGCTAAAGAGACATTGGTTTCCCAACTTGCCGAGGAACGCTGCTCCGCAAGGCAGACAATTGAAAAACTGGAGTCTGAAGCCAAATGTCTAGTTTCAACAAATGCTGAAACAGAAGCAGTGGTCGTAAAGCTGAAAGAGGAAATAGAAGCTTTGTTGGAAAATCTGAGGGCTTCAGAGAATAAGACG GAAGAATTGATGCTAAAGCTTTCATCATCAGAGCTTGAAAGTAAAGAGAACTATGAGAAGTTTCAGGCTGATGCACAGAGAAAGACTGAAGAAATGGAGATTTTGCAGAAAGAGAGCCAGAGCAATCAGCTGCGTGTGGATTCATTGTCAGAAGAAGTGAACCAGCTCCAAAGCGTTAttgaagaaaaagaacttcttatCCATCGATGCAAGGAAAATGAGAAGAAGCTGGACCAGAAAACCACAGAG GACAAGGAGCTACTGGCAGCTGCTGAAACTAAGCTTGTAGAGGCGAAGAAGCAATATGCTCTGATGCTGGAAAATAAACAGTTGGAATTATCAAGGCACTTGAAGGAGTTATCTCAGAGGAATGACCAG GCCATTAATGAAATCCGGAGGAAATATGATGAGGAGAAACAGGAGATTATTAATGCAGAAAAGGAAAAG GTTGAGAAGGTTATCAAAGAATCATCCACTAAATATGACAAAGAACTTTCAGATTGTAAAGCCGAATCGAAGCAGCAATTGCTAACCGTTCAAGAGGATCATGCTTCTCTG ACACTCTCAATTCAGAAGGAACACGAAAATAGGGAGTTCAATCTCAAAGCTAAGCACGATGAGGAGCTGAGACAAGCTCAGATTCAGGCTGAAACTGAATTAACAGAG AGGATAACAACACTCAGGAACGAGCATGATGTTGAGTTGAAAGCATTCAAGTGTCAGTACGAAGATGAATGCAAGAAGCTGCAAGATGAATTAGATCTTCAAAGATCAAAA GAAGAGAGGCAAAGAGCTTTGTTGCAAATGCAATGGAGGGTTATGAGTGACAAAGATCCTGAAGAGCAAGAACTGAACTCTAGGAAG GAATACTCTGTTTCATCTGTTAAAGTGAGAGCTCCTCGTCCTGCTAGCAAGAGAAGCAAGCATGCAACAGTGATGCAGGATGGCGACGAACag GATTCACCTTTTGTAAAGGCAGCAGAAACACCTGTGACGAAGATGTTGAAGAAAGTTGAAAATGCAAATACGAGAAGCTTAATGAGCAGTCAAAAGCATCATAGCAAG GTGGCTCGTCGCGAATATGAAGTTGAAACGAACGATGGGAGGACCACAAAACGAAGGAAAACAGGAGGCACAGTAATGTTTGAG GAGCCAAGGAGGAGATCTACACGGATTACACCCAAAGCCAAGACCCCCAGAAGTATCGCTAAG GTGGCAGCCATAAGGAGTCATCCACCACAGTCTGCAAACCTAGGAGATCTGTTTTCAGAAGGCTCCCTCAATCCTTATGCTGATGATCCTTATGCGTTTGAATGA
- the LOC103830535 gene encoding uncharacterized protein LOC103830535, with translation MVSRQEGTLYTRKRDFTIYGEEFHNSFKKSKQEDPSQGKLQSTMFNERPKSESMRSITFDFELHLHTPLPSNCQKSIEAKGYSRASEDHRTYPKDPVIVGRPKMSLDLELNLSPSYSPSTTTTKIDESTKHNKTVSSSEGKNLTSQSKKTTIGTGLNRSLSWLAFEGGDDDHKEQEMVTKVCMKCHMLVMLCTSSPVCPNCKFMHPHDPSSTKLFKPSNLLRLMC, from the exons ATGGTTTCTCGACAGGAAGGAACCCTCTACACCAGAAAGAGGGATTTCACAATCTATGGGGAAGAGTTTCATAATTCATTCAAGAAGAGCAAACAAGAAGATCCATCACAGGGCAAACTCCAGAGCACTATGTTCAATGAACGACCAAAATCAGAGAGTATGAGATCAATTACCTTCGATTTTGAACTTCATCTCCACACTCCTCTACCTTCAAATTGCCAAAAATCTATAGAGGCTAAG GGATATTCGAGGGCATCTGAGGATCATAGGACATACCCCAAAGATCCCGTGATTGTTGGACGACCTAAGATGAGTTTAGACCTAGAGCTGAACCTTTCACCTTCTTACTCACCTTCAACAACCACAACGAAGATAGATGAATCCACAAAACACAACAAGACCGTCTCATCATCGGAGGGTAAAAACTTGACAAGTCAGAGTAAGAAGACAACAATTGGGACAGGGTTAAACCGATCACTGTCTTGGCTTGCTTTTGAAGGTGGTGATGATGATCACAAGGAGCAAGAGATGGTAACAAAAGTGTGCATGAAATGCCACATGCTGGTTATGCTGTGTACATCAAGTCCTGTTTGTCCCAACTGCAAGTTCATGCACCCGCATGATCCCAGCTCTACAAAACTGTTTAAACCATCAAATTTGCTGAGGCTCATGTGCTAG